The DNA sequence CCAGCATCACGAGTCGCTTGTCCGCAGACCTACAAAGGAGGATCGCCCCCAGTGCAAGTAGGATGTAGAGCGAGTTCTGAAGCACACCGGCCCAGACAAGCACGTGGCTGACCCTCGGTCGGATGATTGTGTAGTAGCCGACGTTGTTAAGCAGGGTAAGTCGGGGATAGTCAATGAAAACGACGAGTGTCTTGATAAACACCCGTCTCGGCAGATCAGATAGGTTCTGGATGAACGTGCGCATCCCCTCAGCCCGGAGATACTTGTTTTTTTCCACCCAGTTCATCGACAAAGACTTCTCGAAGACGTCGGGCAGCAGCAAGGGCCTCGCGATATTGTCGCGCGGCGGGAAATCCCGGTAGTTGCCGGTCAGGAAATTGAGTCCAAAGAGCGTCCCAGTAGGGATGAAGGCGTTATACTTGACATAATTCCTGATCACCCACGGAGACATGACGATAATGAAACCAACGACCGCCACAAGCGCCAGCGAGACCCGTCTCTTCAGCGACAACTTTGCGGCAACGAATATCAACAAGACGACAAGAGCGATCATTAGCTGGCCGGCGGCTTTGCAGAGCGTTGTGATGCCTAGCATGACTCCCGTCGCGAGAGCCCACGGCCATGTAGTTCTCTCCAACAGACGCAGGGTAACCACGACCGAGATACCGACCAGAAAAACGAATACGGTGTCCGGGTAAAGCACTCCGCAGTGGACGGCCGACGGCAGATGCAGGGAAAGCAGCATGGCGGCGGCAAACGCCGCCCACCTATCGCCGAGATACCGCAGACCGAGATAGAACACGAGCGCTGAAAGAAGCGTCGAGAGAACGATCTGCACGCCAACGACTGCCTTTGGGAACGCGCCGAATGCCCAATAGACCAGAGCGACGAAATAACCGTAGAGAGGGACCCTGATGGGGAACTCAGCCTCGCCTGGGGGCTGCCTATCAAGTGGATTACCAGCCAGAATGTTCTTGGCCATCACGTCATACTCGTGACCGTCGAGAATCACTGGCGGAATCCCGAAGACCCAGACAAACACGCCCCGAACAAGAAGTGAGGTAATAAAGATCACAAGAAGCGCCGCTCTTGTGCTCACTTCAACCCCTCAGCAGCAGCATGGTGTCTTCTAAATACATACACTGGACCCTCACGCCAGACCAGATCAAAACCTCGAATGCGCCCAGTTTTCCTGACTTTCTCCGCCACAGTCGCCTCCCACGAACTTGTAATCCTCTCGACGTTGACGATAGCATACTCCACACCGCCTGGTTCAAGCGCGCTCTCGCGCAGAAAATACACATCGTTGCTAGATGCAAGGTGCGGCAGCATGTAGCGAAACGCGGCCACAGGGACCTTCGGAGGCACCATCTTAAGCGCCTTTTTTTGCGCCTCGAAGTAAGTGTCCTTGTGCATCTTGGCTGTGCCCCACCACATAGGGGTGTAGGAGATCGCGACGACTAGCAGTAAAATCGATATTGCGATCAATAGGACTCGCCGGCGGCCTGCCAATCGCGATATTGTGAACAGGCTCGCCGGTCCAAGAAAAGCTGAAGGAAGAATGCCGTGATGGAATGTTATGGGGACTGGCCAGTTCACCAGCCCAACCACAACGAGGGCCGGGAGCAGGCCCATCAAGCAGTAAAGACTGCCGAAGGGAAGCATGAAGAGGAAAGGAGCCAACAGATAGAAAGCGAACTCCTGCCTTTGGAATTGCAGCAGGTTTCCTATCAGGATGTGGGGCTTGTCCAGCAAGACCACCGCCAGACTTGAGATGGACTTAACGTATGGATACTTCACAACCATCGTATTGTCTGGGGGTCTGAACAACGGAAACAGGATCAGAAAGACCACAATCAGCCACAGAACGTTGACGGCGGCCGGCAGGAGAATCCATTTTCTCGACCTTCGCTGAAGGACCGCAAACACCGGAAAGAGGAGCATTATGAACGGCACGTTCTCCTTCATTCCGTTGCAGAGCACCATCAAAGTCATGAACCAGCCAAAGCGCCTCGTCTCGAAAAAATAGATCACCAAAGGCACGAGGAATGTTGCGAGTAGGACTGGATGAAACCCGCCGTAGTTTTGGGCCATCGCCGTGGGGATAAGCAGATACGCAACGCTAAGCACTATGCTTTCGAGCGAACTCAGCCGCAACCTTGCTAGAAAAAAGAAAGGAATCGCGGCACAACCCATGACAATAATCCTGAAAACTATGAATACAGCCGCCGTTCTGAAGATAAGAAAAAAGGGCAGAATGATGAGTTTTATGGGCGCAAAATGATCGCCCACGAGCTCATATATCTGGTTGCCCGATTGCGTGTGCAACCTCGACAGAAAGAAATGTCCCTGTGACACACTATACTGTGCTGTTGTGAACCTCGAGAGGTCGTGCCAGTTGCCGAAGATGTAATAGTCCCACAGTCCCGTGCATAAGAAAAAAACGATATATATGAGCACGATTGCCGTGAGCAGACGGCGCTCGTTGCGCTCGACGAACGCGTCCATCCTTTTCAGCAGCCTGGGGTTGGACGCTACGATGATGAAGGCGTGCGCCCCAAAGATCAGCGCGAAGAGAAAGGCTTTCGGCCCAAGTTTCTCCATATAGCAGAGGAAATAAGTCCTAAGGGAGGTTGAGAATCGCGGGATAAACAAAG is a window from the bacterium genome containing:
- a CDS encoding glycosyltransferase family 39 protein, encoding MSTRAALLVIFITSLLVRGVFVWVFGIPPVILDGHEYDVMAKNILAGNPLDRQPPGEAEFPIRVPLYGYFVALVYWAFGAFPKAVVGVQIVLSTLLSALVFYLGLRYLGDRWAAFAAAMLLSLHLPSAVHCGVLYPDTVFVFLVGISVVVTLRLLERTTWPWALATGVMLGITTLCKAAGQLMIALVVLLIFVAAKLSLKRRVSLALVAVVGFIIVMSPWVIRNYVKYNAFIPTGTLFGLNFLTGNYRDFPPRDNIARPLLLPDVFEKSLSMNWVEKNKYLRAEGMRTFIQNLSDLPRRVFIKTLVVFIDYPRLTLLNNVGYYTIIRPRVSHVLVWAGVLQNSLYILLALGAILLCRSADKRLVMLVVLLVVYFLSGYVLTRALSRYGLVLYPYICLFAGCTLSKLRACRRFTAPPGP
- a CDS encoding DUF2079 domain-containing protein, which produces MNNVSRKDLLRWLIVALAGALVGLYVSGFFPGMCASLSNGPRYAIFGVCGALAAILYFMFVSRLLTGKPVGVLAQDSYLSFLPALSLLTIPLFIPRFSTSLRTYFLCYMEKLGPKAFLFALIFGAHAFIIVASNPRLLKRMDAFVERNERRLLTAIVLIYIVFFLCTGLWDYYIFGNWHDLSRFTTAQYSVSQGHFFLSRLHTQSGNQIYELVGDHFAPIKLIILPFFLIFRTAAVFIVFRIIVMGCAAIPFFFLARLRLSSLESIVLSVAYLLIPTAMAQNYGGFHPVLLATFLVPLVIYFFETRRFGWFMTLMVLCNGMKENVPFIMLLFPVFAVLQRRSRKWILLPAAVNVLWLIVVFLILFPLFRPPDNTMVVKYPYVKSISSLAVVLLDKPHILIGNLLQFQRQEFAFYLLAPFLFMLPFGSLYCLMGLLPALVVVGLVNWPVPITFHHGILPSAFLGPASLFTISRLAGRRRVLLIAISILLLVVAISYTPMWWGTAKMHKDTYFEAQKKALKMVPPKVPVAAFRYMLPHLASSNDVYFLRESALEPGGVEYAIVNVERITSSWEATVAEKVRKTGRIRGFDLVWREGPVYVFRRHHAAAEGLK